In a single window of the Atlantibacter hermannii genome:
- a CDS encoding putative type VI secretion protein: MSSYQKEIPKARVNIKLALHTGGAQKKVELPLKLLVTGDFSNGQEHLPLSERGKVNVNKNNFNSVLAEFSPSVNLAVENTLAGDGSEENVTLTFRDMKDFEPEQVARQIPQLKAMLAMRNLLRDLKSNLLDNVTFRKELEAILRDPALSDELRTELSSLAPKDA, translated from the coding sequence ATGTCTTCTTATCAGAAAGAAATTCCTAAAGCACGCGTAAATATCAAGCTGGCCTTGCATACAGGAGGCGCTCAAAAAAAGGTTGAACTGCCTCTTAAATTATTAGTGACAGGCGACTTCAGCAATGGTCAGGAACATCTTCCTCTTTCCGAACGCGGAAAAGTTAACGTCAATAAAAATAACTTTAATAGTGTGCTCGCGGAGTTTTCGCCTTCGGTCAATCTCGCGGTAGAAAATACACTGGCGGGAGACGGCAGCGAAGAAAACGTGACGTTAACTTTCCGGGATATGAAAGATTTCGAACCGGAACAGGTTGCACGCCAAATCCCACAATTAAAAGCGATGCTCGCGATGCGCAATCTGTTGCGCGATCTGAAATCCAATCTGCTCGATAACGTTACCTTCAGAAAAGAGCTGGAAGCGATATTACGCGATCCCGCCTTGAGCGATGAATTGCGCACAGAACTTTCTTCCCTCGCACCGAAAGATGCCTGA
- the kduI gene encoding 4-deoxy-L-threo-5-hexosulose-uronate ketol-isomerase yields the protein MDVRQSIHSEHAKTLDTTGLRKEFLIEKIFVADEYTMTYSHIDRIIVGGVMPVNRTVSVGGEVGKQLGVTYFLERRELGVINIGGPGLIRVDGTCYEMNHRDGLYVGKGAQEVVFESTDPANPARYYYNCAPAHLTYPTKRVTPADVAPVTLGEDVTSNRRTINKYFVPDVLETCQLSMGLTELAPGNLWNTMPCHTHERRMEVYFYFNMEENSCVFHMMGQPQETRHIVMQNEQAVISPSWSIHSGVGTKAYTFIWGMVGENQVFDDMDHVAVKDLR from the coding sequence ATGGACGTACGCCAAAGTATTCATAGCGAGCACGCTAAGACCCTGGACACCACCGGGTTACGTAAAGAGTTTTTGATTGAAAAGATTTTCGTGGCTGATGAGTACACCATGACGTACAGCCATATCGATCGCATTATTGTGGGCGGTGTCATGCCGGTTAACCGCACGGTGAGCGTGGGCGGCGAAGTGGGTAAACAACTGGGTGTGACTTACTTCCTGGAGCGTCGTGAACTGGGCGTCATCAACATCGGCGGCCCGGGCCTGATCCGCGTGGACGGCACCTGCTACGAAATGAACCACCGTGACGGTTTATACGTGGGCAAGGGTGCGCAGGAAGTGGTGTTTGAAAGCACCGACCCGGCGAATCCGGCGCGCTACTATTACAACTGCGCGCCTGCGCACCTGACTTATCCAACAAAACGCGTAACCCCTGCGGATGTCGCGCCTGTTACCCTGGGCGAAGACGTCACCAGCAACCGTCGTACCATCAATAAATATTTTGTCCCGGATGTACTGGAAACCTGCCAACTGAGCATGGGGCTGACCGAACTCGCGCCGGGCAATCTGTGGAACACCATGCCTTGCCATACCCATGAGCGTCGTATGGAAGTCTATTTCTACTTCAACATGGAAGAAAATAGCTGTGTATTCCATATGATGGGCCAGCCGCAAGAGACGCGTCATATTGTGATGCAGAACGAACAGGCGGTCATTTCACCAAGCTGGTCAATCCACTCCGGTGTTGGAACGAAAGCGTATACCTTTATCTGGGGCATGGTTGGTGAAAACCAGGTCTTTGACGATATGGACCACGTTGCGGTGAAGGATCTTCGCTAA
- the kdgT3 gene encoding 2-keto-3-deoxygluconate permease KdgT (KDG permease) → MKIKATMERIPGGMMLIPLLLGAILNTFAPDTGAYFGSFTKGMISGTVPILAVWFFCIGASIDLRATGTVLRKSGTLVLTKIGVAWVVAMIAASFIPEGGIQTGFFAGISVLAIVSAMDMTNGGLYASLMNQYGTKEESGAFVLMSLESGPLMTMVILGSAGLASFEPHHFIGAVLPFLIGFTLGNLDHDLRAFFSKATPVLIPFFGFALGNTINLAVIVHTGLLGIVLGVAVIIITGIPLIIADRVIGGGNGTAGVAASSAAGAAVANPVIIAQINPAFEPVAASATALVAASVIVTAILVPIITALYAKHVGGHKTEPVKEPEQQVQHH, encoded by the coding sequence ATGAAAATTAAAGCGACTATGGAACGAATTCCTGGTGGGATGATGCTCATTCCGCTACTACTCGGCGCCATTCTTAATACTTTTGCACCTGACACCGGCGCTTATTTCGGTTCTTTTACTAAAGGGATGATCAGCGGAACGGTACCAATTCTGGCGGTGTGGTTTTTCTGTATCGGGGCATCAATTGATTTACGCGCAACGGGCACCGTATTGCGTAAATCCGGTACGCTGGTTCTTACAAAAATTGGTGTTGCCTGGGTCGTGGCCATGATTGCCGCATCGTTTATTCCGGAAGGCGGAATTCAGACGGGTTTCTTCGCCGGTATTTCAGTGCTGGCGATCGTTTCCGCTATGGATATGACGAACGGCGGTTTGTATGCCAGCCTGATGAACCAGTACGGCACGAAAGAAGAGTCCGGCGCATTCGTTCTGATGTCGCTGGAATCTGGCCCGCTGATGACGATGGTGATCCTGGGTTCCGCTGGTCTGGCATCGTTCGAACCGCACCACTTTATCGGCGCCGTTCTGCCATTCCTGATTGGCTTTACCCTGGGCAACCTGGATCACGATCTGCGCGCCTTCTTTAGTAAAGCTACGCCGGTGCTGATCCCGTTCTTCGGCTTCGCGCTGGGTAACACCATCAACCTGGCGGTTATCGTGCATACCGGCCTGCTGGGTATCGTTCTGGGCGTCGCGGTTATCATCATTACCGGTATCCCGTTGATTATTGCTGACCGTGTCATTGGCGGCGGTAATGGTACCGCAGGCGTGGCAGCCTCTTCTGCGGCGGGCGCGGCGGTGGCAAACCCGGTCATTATTGCGCAAATTAACCCGGCATTTGAGCCCGTCGCTGCCTCTGCAACCGCGCTGGTCGCCGCGAGCGTTATCGTCACCGCTATTCTGGTGCCGATTATCACCGCGCTGTACGCCAAACATGTCGGCGGACATAAAACAGAGCCGGTGAAAGAGCCGGAACAGCAAGTTCAGCATCATTAA
- the yjcZ gene encoding mutational suppressor of yhjH motility mutation, function uncharacterised — MRQTALLDGPGRHLQSVTDKWMVDTALAVQQRRMMPSVPHQQAIGERLQKELLAQSNLPNWWATSTMTEGAQWLPGLLDGVSQYRQPGHMALSLIAQALLAEIPGREPALVTQLEQLGSYYSQCATRLENELASRGLENEGRDHIEAVFARWRTGHYGEFSPAGRCYVVLEELRWGRCGAAIRLGTPRVRDVLLEEIRQQATELLAKSVSAAPMTRHFYQQWLNSPPTPGLLDYKDTLSWLGNWSDSERQPVCWSVTQSWKSVALGMPRLCSASRLAGGNGGRSPDRSACRLKRALFYKAKRRTLPRGVFYWSAINDAELAVPALSPALFYVRRHVWRTAR, encoded by the coding sequence ATGAGGCAGACCGCTTTACTTGATGGACCGGGACGCCATTTGCAAAGCGTGACGGATAAGTGGATGGTCGATACCGCGCTGGCTGTGCAACAGCGGCGCATGATGCCATCGGTTCCCCATCAGCAGGCCATTGGCGAGCGATTGCAAAAAGAGCTGCTGGCGCAATCGAATTTACCGAACTGGTGGGCGACCTCCACCATGACGGAAGGCGCGCAATGGTTGCCAGGATTACTGGATGGCGTGAGTCAGTATCGCCAGCCCGGACATATGGCGTTGAGCCTGATAGCTCAGGCGTTACTGGCTGAAATCCCGGGTCGCGAACCTGCGCTGGTGACGCAACTGGAACAGTTAGGCAGTTATTATTCGCAGTGTGCGACACGGCTTGAAAATGAACTGGCGTCGCGCGGGCTGGAAAATGAAGGCCGCGATCATATTGAGGCGGTATTCGCTCGCTGGCGCACCGGTCATTACGGCGAATTTTCTCCGGCGGGGCGCTGTTATGTCGTGCTGGAAGAATTGCGCTGGGGACGATGCGGGGCCGCCATTCGCCTGGGTACGCCACGGGTACGTGACGTTTTACTGGAAGAGATTCGCCAGCAAGCGACGGAATTGCTCGCCAAAAGCGTGAGCGCCGCGCCGATGACCCGCCATTTTTATCAGCAGTGGCTTAATTCACCGCCGACACCCGGCTTGCTGGATTATAAAGATACCCTGAGCTGGCTGGGAAACTGGAGCGACAGCGAACGTCAACCGGTGTGCTGGTCGGTCACGCAAAGCTGGAAAAGCGTGGCGCTGGGTATGCCGCGTTTGTGTTCCGCTTCGCGTCTGGCGGGGGGCAATGGTGGACGAAGTCCTGACCGATCCGCTTGCCGCCTGAAACGGGCATTGTTTTACAAAGCAAAACGCCGCACGTTACCGCGCGGCGTTTTTTATTGGTCAGCGATTAATGATGCTGAACTTGCTGTTCCGGCTCTTTCACCGGCTCTGTTTTATGTCCGCCGACATGTTTGGCGTACAGCGCGGTGA
- the yjdA_1 gene encoding putative vimentin, giving the protein MTALPTLIRHTPGQVEPILNFPHVGPIETLMAELQKKLRAYRREILATQLEIDKDMDSLLLRIINGTKFEKQYLGAQPIFHCLKSLNDLVRLSKVLDVAFPFSAYTAIEHIPFIHVEFVHLAGMDQGLGQLTLLDTPGPNEAGQPHLQKMLQEQLASASAVLAVMDYTQLKSVSDEEVRQALSTVGKSIPLYALVNKFDQKDRNSDDEDQVRALVSGTLMKGHIEPDHIFPVSSMWGYLANRARHELIHKGQLPSHTEQLWVQDFAEAALGRRWRTESLTDVTALRQAAELLWEDSLFEQPIKTVLHAAHANASLYALRSASHKLLNYAQSAQTYMTFRRQGLDIASDQLQQSIVRLRQNIDELQSSRNGVRDEVQHEVAQALQSGAACIADYQRRMVESLGSYFRSGQIPEVSLSGIGRHDPHRRRDFEPGCQQMMLESESEARTLLHKIRASCDVIMLGFQEGLIRDLATLFSQLETTLTRTLRDALHPIETRVADGLIQAGFKAHITLPVFSANQLNFNAHSLFNDAIDQQTLPLNRAPRRGGMKGTVVRWLNSSEWGWEGYTASARRFVIDIPGLEQKLYQHIEQFSEQVRQAMDTQIDVSVSAGLASFFAEFSGALSSIEASLQQSLVARQQNEDALLALRKQLQQCNATAGFIYEDARLLRDDIQTLFAVEYGV; this is encoded by the coding sequence ATGACCGCGTTGCCGACGCTTATCCGCCATACGCCTGGTCAGGTTGAACCGATCCTGAATTTCCCTCATGTAGGGCCGATTGAAACGCTGATGGCGGAATTGCAGAAAAAGCTTCGCGCATATCGCCGGGAAATCCTCGCCACGCAGCTGGAAATTGATAAAGACATGGACAGTCTGCTGTTGCGCATTATCAACGGCACCAAATTTGAGAAACAGTACCTTGGCGCGCAACCCATCTTTCATTGCCTGAAAAGCCTGAACGATTTGGTGCGCCTGTCGAAAGTGCTGGATGTGGCGTTTCCTTTCAGCGCGTATACGGCGATTGAGCATATTCCCTTTATCCACGTGGAATTCGTTCATCTGGCGGGCATGGATCAGGGGCTGGGTCAATTAACCTTATTAGACACCCCGGGCCCGAACGAAGCCGGGCAGCCGCATCTGCAGAAAATGTTGCAGGAACAGCTGGCAAGCGCATCGGCAGTGCTGGCCGTGATGGATTACACCCAACTCAAATCGGTCTCGGATGAAGAGGTGCGCCAGGCGCTGTCGACGGTGGGGAAATCCATTCCTTTATACGCGCTGGTGAACAAATTCGACCAGAAAGATCGTAACAGCGACGATGAAGATCAGGTCCGGGCATTGGTTTCCGGCACGCTGATGAAAGGGCATATCGAGCCCGACCATATTTTCCCGGTGTCATCAATGTGGGGATACCTGGCTAACCGCGCCCGCCATGAATTGATCCATAAAGGCCAGTTGCCGTCGCATACCGAGCAACTCTGGGTGCAGGATTTCGCCGAGGCGGCACTGGGCCGCCGCTGGCGGACCGAGTCGTTGACAGATGTCACGGCGCTACGCCAGGCCGCCGAATTGCTGTGGGAAGACTCTCTGTTTGAGCAGCCCATTAAGACTGTGCTACATGCAGCGCATGCGAATGCATCGCTGTATGCGCTGCGCTCTGCGTCTCATAAATTGCTCAACTACGCCCAGAGTGCGCAAACGTATATGACGTTCCGCCGCCAGGGGCTTGATATCGCCAGCGACCAACTGCAACAGAGCATTGTGCGACTGCGCCAGAATATCGACGAACTGCAATCTTCGCGCAACGGCGTGCGGGATGAAGTCCAGCATGAAGTCGCCCAGGCGCTGCAAAGCGGCGCGGCATGCATCGCCGATTATCAACGGCGGATGGTGGAAAGCCTTGGCAGCTATTTTCGCAGTGGGCAAATTCCGGAAGTCTCGCTAAGCGGCATTGGCCGTCACGATCCCCATCGTCGACGCGATTTCGAGCCCGGCTGCCAGCAAATGATGCTGGAATCGGAAAGTGAAGCGCGGACGTTATTACATAAAATCCGTGCTTCCTGCGATGTGATTATGCTGGGTTTCCAGGAGGGCTTAATTCGCGATCTGGCGACGCTCTTCAGCCAGCTTGAAACGACCCTGACGCGAACACTGCGCGATGCCCTGCATCCCATTGAAACGCGCGTCGCCGACGGGCTAATCCAGGCGGGGTTCAAGGCCCATATCACGCTGCCAGTGTTCAGCGCGAATCAACTCAATTTTAACGCGCACTCGCTGTTTAATGACGCGATCGATCAGCAAACGCTGCCACTTAACCGGGCGCCGCGACGTGGCGGTATGAAGGGAACGGTGGTGCGCTGGCTAAACAGTTCTGAATGGGGCTGGGAAGGTTACACCGCCAGTGCGCGGCGTTTTGTCATTGATATTCCGGGGCTTGAGCAAAAACTGTATCAGCATATCGAGCAGTTCAGCGAACAGGTGCGTCAGGCGATGGATACCCAAATCGATGTTTCGGTTAGCGCCGGGCTTGCCAGCTTTTTCGCCGAATTTTCCGGCGCACTGTCATCAATTGAAGCCAGTCTTCAGCAAAGTCTGGTCGCCCGCCAACAAAATGAAGATGCGCTTCTGGCGTTGCGCAAACAATTACAGCAATGCAATGCCACGGCCGGTTTCATTTACGAAGATGCCCGGTTATTGCGTGATGATATCCAAACCCTTTTTGCTGTGGAGTATGGTGTATGA
- the yjdA_2 gene encoding putative vimentin: MHTQTIFELSQEAERLIHLAMHNLDMLKKIPLAVQENPSGLEGARVAPIHPLHFSHKGVEVQQETLRNELRKVTHQEMVLAIVGTMKAGKSTTINAIVGTEVLPNRNRPDDRVADAYPPYAWSG; the protein is encoded by the coding sequence ATGCATACACAGACAATTTTTGAATTAAGCCAGGAGGCGGAGCGGTTAATCCACCTCGCCATGCATAACCTGGATATGCTTAAAAAAATCCCGCTGGCCGTGCAGGAAAATCCATCTGGCCTGGAGGGCGCCCGGGTTGCCCCTATTCATCCTCTCCACTTCAGCCATAAGGGCGTTGAGGTTCAACAGGAAACCTTGCGCAATGAACTGCGTAAGGTCACGCACCAGGAAATGGTGTTAGCGATTGTTGGAACCATGAAGGCGGGTAAATCGACCACCATCAATGCCATTGTCGGCACAGAGGTGCTGCCCAACCGTAACCGGCCCGATGACCGCGTTGCCGACGCTTATCCGCCATACGCCTGGTCAGGTTGA
- a CDS encoding alkylphosphonate uptake protein in phosphonate metabolism, with protein MQLPHCPQCQSEYTYEDNGMFICPECAHEWNAAEEVADTDTLIVKDANGNLLADGDNVTVIKDLKVKGSSSMLKIGTKVKGIRLVEGDHNIDCKIDGFGPMKLKSEFVKKN; from the coding sequence ATGCAACTTCCCCACTGCCCTCAGTGCCAGTCCGAATACACTTATGAAGATAACGGCATGTTCATCTGCCCGGAGTGCGCGCATGAATGGAATGCCGCCGAAGAGGTTGCCGATACCGACACACTGATCGTGAAAGACGCTAACGGCAATCTGCTGGCGGATGGCGACAACGTAACGGTCATTAAGGACCTTAAGGTGAAAGGCAGCTCTTCGATGCTGAAAATCGGCACCAAAGTGAAAGGCATTCGTTTGGTTGAAGGCGACCATAACATTGATTGCAAAATCGACGGTTTCGGCCCGATGAAACTGAAATCAGAATTTGTAAAAAAGAACTGA
- a CDS encoding Uncharacterized conserved protein: protein MSKNIVFCADGVWGGPGHDIQHSPVRAGNVYQLFMALRGEVDQNSLLLANEQEKTWRGTDGEVLQVAKYIHGVGDPNNAFANGLEGAFGARFIVPVVRGFTFISRHYQPGDRIWLIGFSRGAYTVRALADLILDRGLLNNASLRFSGDNQRDAWQRAAAVWTQYRAHAPHLDGELLEQVLYDLPGYFLHRPKPEDTIANVPVEAVAVFDTVGKKGIPAYYHDKRADVFRFASSTLGARVKYGLHAVAIDEERVELGPVLWEPRDRLLQVLFAGIHEDIGGGFDRESDESALANTALRWMRDVLSDLGLSIDMYPIAGSGLGPLHCSWFPPTFWQNTATRRFPMPGHSSLMIHQSVIDRINGGSALPFQSPLDGSWKRGEYHPAALRKHMTAGSIATTWSVAY from the coding sequence ATGAGCAAAAACATTGTCTTTTGTGCGGATGGCGTCTGGGGCGGGCCAGGCCATGACATTCAACACAGTCCGGTTCGGGCTGGCAATGTTTACCAGCTGTTTATGGCGCTGCGAGGCGAAGTGGATCAAAACAGCCTGCTGTTAGCCAATGAACAGGAGAAAACCTGGCGGGGTACCGACGGGGAAGTCTTACAGGTCGCAAAGTATATTCATGGGGTGGGCGACCCGAATAATGCGTTTGCGAACGGTCTGGAAGGGGCGTTTGGTGCCCGGTTTATCGTCCCCGTTGTCAGGGGTTTTACATTTATCAGCCGACATTACCAGCCGGGCGATCGGATCTGGCTGATCGGATTTAGCCGTGGCGCATATACCGTGCGTGCGCTGGCCGATCTGATCCTCGATCGGGGATTGCTTAATAACGCGAGCTTACGCTTTTCCGGGGACAATCAACGCGACGCCTGGCAACGGGCAGCGGCAGTGTGGACGCAGTATCGTGCGCATGCCCCGCATCTGGATGGAGAGCTACTGGAGCAGGTGTTGTACGATCTGCCTGGCTATTTTCTGCATCGCCCAAAACCCGAAGACACTATCGCCAATGTGCCGGTTGAGGCGGTCGCCGTCTTTGATACGGTCGGCAAAAAGGGAATACCTGCGTATTACCACGACAAACGCGCCGATGTGTTTCGCTTCGCTTCTTCAACGCTTGGCGCCAGGGTGAAATATGGATTACATGCGGTGGCGATTGACGAGGAGCGCGTCGAGTTAGGGCCAGTGCTGTGGGAGCCGCGCGACCGGCTTTTGCAGGTGCTGTTTGCGGGCATCCATGAAGATATTGGCGGCGGTTTTGACAGAGAAAGCGATGAGAGCGCGCTGGCCAATACCGCCTTGCGCTGGATGCGCGATGTACTGAGCGATTTGGGATTGTCCATTGATATGTATCCCATCGCAGGCAGTGGCCTGGGACCGCTTCACTGTAGCTGGTTTCCTCCAACTTTCTGGCAGAACACGGCGACGCGGCGTTTTCCCATGCCGGGGCATTCATCATTGATGATTCATCAGTCCGTCATTGACCGCATTAACGGTGGCAGCGCTCTGCCGTTTCAATCCCCACTCGACGGAAGCTGGAAGCGTGGCGAGTATCACCCGGCCGCCTTGCGTAAGCATATGACCGCTGGCAGCATCGCAACGACCTGGTCTGTTGCCTATTAG
- the phnF_1 gene encoding phosphonate metabolism transcriptional regulator PhnF has protein sequence MHVSRHPTSYPTRYQEIAARLEEELKHHYRCGDYLPAEQQLADRFAVNRHTLRRAIDQLVERGWVQRRQGVGVMVLMRPFDYPLNAQARFSQNLLEQGSHPHQRAPAGRAASGVKSGGAGAGYC, from the coding sequence ATGCACGTATCCAGACATCCGACCAGCTACCCGACCCGTTATCAGGAAATTGCCGCCAGACTGGAAGAAGAGTTAAAGCATCATTACCGCTGCGGTGACTATCTGCCGGCAGAGCAGCAACTGGCAGACCGCTTTGCGGTCAACCGGCATACGTTGCGCCGCGCCATCGACCAGCTGGTGGAACGCGGCTGGGTACAGCGCCGCCAGGGCGTCGGCGTAATGGTGCTGATGCGGCCGTTTGATTATCCGCTCAATGCCCAGGCGCGCTTTAGCCAGAATTTACTGGAACAGGGCAGCCACCCCCACCAGCGAGCGCCTGCTGGCCGTGCTGCGTCCGGCGTCAAATCAGGTGGCGCAGGCGCTGGATATTGTTGA
- the phnF_2 gene encoding phosphonate metabolism transcriptional regulator PhnF: MLRPASNQVAQALDIVEGQNIIHLRTLRRVNGVALCLIDHYFSELAWWPALQGFSQGSLHDYLDQQCKVRLLRTQTRISARRAQAKESKLLEIPNMAPLICVRTLNHLHEVAKPAEYSVSLNRADLIEFTMEH, encoded by the coding sequence GTGCTGCGTCCGGCGTCAAATCAGGTGGCGCAGGCGCTGGATATTGTTGAAGGACAGAACATTATCCACCTGCGCACATTGCGCCGGGTTAACGGCGTCGCCCTGTGCCTTATCGACCACTATTTTTCCGAGCTTGCCTGGTGGCCTGCATTGCAGGGCTTTAGCCAGGGTTCGCTACATGATTATCTCGACCAGCAGTGTAAGGTGCGCCTGCTGCGTACGCAGACGCGCATCAGCGCGCGCCGTGCCCAGGCCAAAGAAAGCAAATTGCTCGAGATACCCAATATGGCGCCGCTGATATGCGTGCGCACGCTTAACCATCTTCACGAGGTGGCGAAACCTGCGGAGTATTCCGTCAGCCTGAATCGCGCCGACCTGATTGAATTCACAATGGAGCACTAA
- the phnH gene encoding phosphonate metabolism protein, protein MSLTTAFSAPVHDAQHSFRRLLKAMSEPGMIVSLHQLPHGWPPFGQATTSVLLTLADHDSPVWLNARMSNDFVRQNLRLHTHAPITDDLASALFAVADETLTSMQLNLLSQGSAVVPETSATLIMQVSSLSGGRMLRLTGAGIHEERMVAPQLPECVIHELTERPHPFPLGIDLILTCGDRLLAIPRATHVEVY, encoded by the coding sequence ATGAGCTTAACCACCGCTTTTTCTGCGCCGGTACACGATGCACAACACAGCTTTCGTCGACTGCTCAAGGCCATGAGCGAGCCGGGAATGATTGTTTCTCTTCATCAGTTGCCCCACGGTTGGCCGCCATTCGGCCAGGCCACGACCAGCGTCCTGCTTACCCTGGCGGATCACGACTCGCCGGTGTGGCTGAATGCGCGCATGAGCAACGATTTTGTCCGTCAGAATCTGCGTCTTCATACTCACGCGCCGATCACCGACGATCTTGCCAGCGCGCTGTTCGCCGTGGCCGACGAGACGCTGACGTCCATGCAATTGAACTTACTGTCGCAGGGGAGCGCGGTGGTGCCGGAAACCAGCGCCACGCTGATTATGCAGGTCAGCAGCCTGAGCGGCGGGCGCATGCTGCGTCTGACGGGGGCGGGGATTCATGAAGAACGGATGGTTGCGCCGCAATTGCCGGAATGCGTGATCCATGAGCTGACCGAGCGCCCACATCCTTTTCCGCTGGGGATCGATTTGATCCTGACCTGCGGCGATCGCCTGCTGGCCATTCCACGCGCCACGCACGTAGAAGTGTACTGA
- a CDS encoding Uncharacterized conserved protein, producing MKLLPFYLPFSALFLVIQPAQADVIDDTVSSITRAIDDAYSQNDDRRDDRRDDRGWQRSDDQRRQYNDRRRQLEDRHRQLDERQRQLDRERQQLEDEERRLEDEYDR from the coding sequence ATGAAATTGTTACCGTTCTACCTGCCGTTTAGCGCGCTGTTTTTGGTGATTCAACCCGCCCAGGCGGATGTCATCGACGATACCGTCAGCTCAATCACCCGCGCTATTGATGACGCGTATTCGCAGAATGATGACCGACGCGACGACCGGCGTGACGATCGGGGATGGCAGCGTTCTGACGATCAGCGCCGCCAGTATAATGACAGGCGCAGGCAGCTTGAGGATCGACACCGTCAACTGGACGAACGTCAGCGCCAGCTGGACCGCGAACGTCAGCAGCTGGAAGACGAAGAGCGGCGGCTGGAGGACGAATACGATCGTTAG